In Gammaproteobacteria bacterium, the genomic stretch TTTTGCGTTAGTCATTTAGTCTACCTGTGCCAAGTCAGTCCAGCATTGTAGCGTTTTCATGTTGGAGGCGAAACCCACCTGACTATTCGCCCAGAACATGTTTCTTCACGTATAATCCGGCCCTTTGGCACATACTCTCATGATCTATTGCGATACCAAATTCAACACACATCTCGCTGAATTACTTGCTCTTTACGGCATGGAGCTTGTTATTGTTGACGATACCTCAGATATCCCCGGTACTTTTTGGGGAGCGCCGGAGGCAGGATTGATTGGTAACACGCTGTACGTAAGACACGATACGCCTTTACATTCGGCCTTGCACGAGTCCTGTCACTATATCTGCATGGAACAGACACGCCGATCAGATCTGCACACAAATGCCGGTGGTGATTACGCGGAGGAAAATAGTGTTTGTTATTTGCAGATTTTATTGGCTGATACTATTCGAGGGTTTGGTAAAACACGCATGTTCCAAGATATGGACGCCTGGGGTTACAGCTTTCGCCTTGGATCGGCACGCGCCTGGTTTGAGCAAGACGCCGATGACGCATACATCTGGTTGCGTAAAAATGGCATCCTGGACGAAGCGGGCAATATCACCTATCAAATCAGGATCTAAATTCGTGGGATTTTATATAAGCAAGTTCATTTCTGAATGGATACTTCCGCCGGGTGGACTGATATTGTTGCTAGTAGCAGGAATTTGGCTGAACCGAAGGAAGAATGCTTGGGGAACACGCCTCATCTACTTTGCGACTTTTGCATTGTTTATACTCACGCTGCCGATTGCATCCATGAGTTTGATGTCCATAATAGAGCCTTACCCTGCAATCGCACCCGATAGACTAACTGGCCAAAGTGCGCAAGCCATCGTCATTCTCGGAGGTGGCCGTAGTTACGACGCGGCGGAATACCAAGGCGATACTGTTTCCGAGGTGACACTGGAACGACTACGTTATGGCGTTTTTATCCAGCACAAAACTGGATTGCCGATTTTAGTAACAGGTGGAAGCCCACTGGAAGACCGGCAACCAGAAGGTTGGCTGATGAGTGAAACACTTAAACAAAGTTTTCAGATTTCGCCCCAGTGGGTGGAAGATGAAAGCGTAAATACAGCCGAAAACGCGATCTTCAGCAATAAGATATTAAAAAAACAAGGAATACGCCGGATTCTACTAGTCACTAATGCCTGGCATATGCCTCGCGCGGTAACAATATTTGAGGCGCAAGGCCTGGAGGTAGTAGCCGCACCAACGGCGTTTGAAGGGTTTAGTAAAAAGCCTCTGACATTTTTTGATTTTATTCCTAACGCGAAGGCGTTTCTCAAAAGCTACTATGCCATACACGAATTGCTTGGAAGTTTCTGGTATGCGATACGCTACTAAACAATTTTACGTGCGCTATCTACTAATTTTGTTTGCCATACACCTACTGGTAAACACGGCCCATGCTGAGTATACAGCCATCGAACTCGGCGGTGATATAGGTCAAGTAGCCTTACCTGTCACCGCGTTACTGTTAACACTTCACGACAACGAATACGACGATACCAAGCAATTTTTAGCCGCCTACACCACAACAATAGCGATTACACACATCGGAAAATTTGCAATTAATGAGACACGTCCTAACGGTGGGGATCATTCTTTTCCTTCAGGCCATACAGCGTCCGCTTTCGCAGGGGCAGCGTACATTCATAGCCAATATGGCTGGCGCGCAGGCATTCCGGCATATTTGGCGGCAAGTTTCGTCGGATGGAGTCGCGTCTACGCAAAGAAGCACTGGCCGCATGATGTAGTCGCCGGCGCAACGTTAGCTGTCGGGGTGAATTATTTTTATCGCTATCTATTCAGACACGAGTTAGCCGTCGGTCCCAGCTATAACGGAAAATACAGCGGAGTACAGTTTCGAGCGGCATTCTAGAAAAAATTATTGCCTTTAGAGTGGGATTGTTGAGGGGGAAAGACCTAAAATAGTATCAGGTCGTGGCTTTACAGCGTTTCGCATAAAACCCAAAAGGGGTTAACTATACTCAGGGGGCAAATCTATTTTCAGTGCATTGGCAATATTCTTAACGACTACATTTGCGTTAAACGGCTTAACGATGAAACCACTTGCGCCTTTATCCACAGCTTCCTTGACTTTCTCTTGTGTAGCATTACCGCTAATCATCAATATTTTTGCGTTGGGCAAAGCTTTTCTGGCTGGCTCAATCAAATCCAGGCCGCTACCATCCGGCAACATAATGTCCAGGAACACGACATCCGCTTGATGACTTTTTATCGAAATGTCGGCATCCTTAACTGAAAAGGACTCGTGTACGACCTCTATCGAGAGTTCTGACAGAATCATTCGTAGTACCTGCCGGATAAAGCTATCATCGTCTACAATAAGCGCTTTCACTATATTCGTCCTAATCTTACTGCCCTAACTCTGTTATCGGTATCAATCCAAAAGATTTTATATTTGATGGAAATTGAAACAATTTGTGACAAAAAACTACCGGTTATTGCATGTTCTGCAAGAAAGCCAGGTCAGACTTTTCTGTCTTTCCAAGTTTCCAGACACCACGTTTTTTTGCATGCTTTATAGCAAGTTCAGCCATATTACCGCTATGGTTATGTTGAATAGTCAACACCATACCCGGCTTAATCAAATCTGGATCCTTTACTCTGGCAACATTACTCTGAAAAATTAGTGGCCATTTCAAGGCGTCGCCATAGACATCAAGTTTTGCAGCGATCTTCCATAATGAATCGCCTTTTTTTACCAGATACCGACTGGTTTTAGGCTCCGACTCAATTTCAATTTTAGTCTCCACGACTTCAATCGCTGGCTCGACGATTTCCTCAAGCTTTTTAATGGGGGCCTGTTCAGGCGGCTCGGCTGCAGCAATTGCTTGTTCAGGCTGTGTGGGCGTTGTAGCCTTCGTGCAGGCCATCAATATTACTCCAACCACAAGGATCGCGCAGATAAGCATCCTGTCAGACATCAGTCTTCTCCAGATTTCCGGTATCACCAATATAGCGGTTTACCACTTTCAAAATTTATCTCCAATAAAGCATGGCTTTTATTTTGACTACACTATCCAACCATTTCTGTTTGCCCAAACACGTCCGCTTCGATTAAATCCCATTTGCACAGTAAATTGGCGAGTCGATCAATATTAATTGGCTTAGACAAAATGTCGTCTGTTCCTGCCCTCATACAAGCTTCAGTATCTCGCTCGCTAAGTTGGGTACTTAGGAGCACAACAGGAGTTCCCAACGCACGTTCATCCTGATTTTCTTTTTTCGAACTAGACAGGCGTGCCTCGTAGCCTTTTACGCGCTGAACAAACTCAAGTACTGGCACGTCTGGCAACTGATAGTCCACCAGTAACAGACCATAGCTACGGGACTTAATCGCCTCAAACGCCTCTTTTTCGTTTTCAGCCAAATCTGCCACTACGCCAAGACGAGCCAACATACCTACAATCAACTTTTGATAAGTACGATTATTTTCGACAACCAATGCGACCGGCGTGTTTTCGTCCTGTTCGCGCAAACTATGTCTTGTTACAAGCTCATTGCTATATGAATCCGGCAACTCTCTACGCAGTTCCAGAAGTGCTTTTTTCAGATCGCTTCGATTAATTGGCTTTGTCAGATAGGCGCGGATACCTAAGTCCTTCGCAACCATGCTGTCACCGGGTATCCCATGCGACGTCAAGAGAAGCACTTGGATATTTTGTATGTTGACGTCTTCCCTCATATGTCTCACTAGTTCAAAAGCTTTGTCCGTAGCAGAGCTAATTGAAATATCGAGAATGAGAATGTCATATGGTCTATTACTTTGTTTCGATCGACTCAGAATGGAAAGTGCGCTTTCAAAATTGCCGCTCGTGTCACAACTCACACCCCAATTACTAAGAGCCGACGCAATACTCTTTCGATTGCTCGCATTTTCTCCAAGCATGAAGGCCGTTAGCCCATTTAACTTGCCTTTAGCCAAAACGTGTTCTATAGAATTTGCAACTTTCAAAGGCAGGGTTAGCCAGAATGTGCTTCCACCTAGCGAGTTTTCACGAAATCCAATCTTACCCCCCATCATCTCCACCAGTTGTTTGGTTATGCTAAGACCCAGACCAACGCCGGTGTTTTCTCCTTCGGGAATGATTTCTGTTTTTTCAAATTCGGTAAATACGGTGTGCGCTATCTCCGCGTCGATTCCTACACCGGTGTCGGTTACTTCTATTCTAACCGTTGCCTTGCCATCTTTGAGTTTTTCGAGCGTAACATTGACAGAGATGTCGCCGTGTTCAGTAAATTTCACGCCATTTCCGATTAGGTTAACCAGAATCTGGCGCAATCTTGTGGGATCACCAATTACTCTTTCTGGAACCTCTGCATTCACCAGACTTACAATATCCAGTCCTTTTTTGTATGCTTCTACCGAAAGAATTTCTGTTACATCTTTTATAGTTTGACGTATATTGAATTCGATTTTGTCGAGTTTGAGCTTTCCTTTTTTCAAAGCTGAGAAGTCAGTAATCTCGTTCAGTAGCTCTAGTATCCATTCACTGTAACGAGTCGCCAGATCAAGATACTCTTTCTGCTTGTTGTCCAGACGAGATATCCGCAACAATGACAACATTCCAAGAACATTATTCAGCGGGGTACGAATTTCGTGACTGATATTTGCCAAATCTTTCAGCCTTACACTTGCGTCATTTCCGGTATTCTTTCCACTACCACCTTTACGCATATTGACATCTGGGACTACCAGCGAACCTTTTCGCACATATCGTTTCCGCTTATTACGAAACACTATCAGAAAGATTGCTGCAACTAGGAATAGGGAGCCGGCCGGAATAAACTTATCCAGAACACGTTGCATAAGCAAATCATTTTCCATTTCCAGGAGAAACGAAAATTTGAATGCGTCACTGTTTAGATAGGCCCAAATAGCGCCATCCGACTCTAACACTGGCACATCTGTCGCTTCGTTCACAAAGCTAAGATAGACCTTCTTCGCCGTTTTTTCAGGACGACTTTCTTCGCGTACCTCGAATGCTTTTTGGAAAATAATATTGGCTTGTTCATCTATGACGTACACATGATTAAATTTGAAGCTTTCACCAAAAGAGGTAAAGTAGTCGGCAATCGCTGATATATCCAATCCAAGACTGATAACGCCAACGGAAAATCCGTCTGCCATCAGCGGAATGGTGAATTCAAAATTCGTTTTTTCGCCGTCAAATACCAACGTACCTACGGATTCAAAAGGCCGTTGTGCCATCCCGCGCTGAAAGAAGGCATCTTTCTCCACATTCATGAAATGTCTGGAGGGGCCATTTTCATCAACAACTATCCGTTCACGGCCGTACCGGTCGACCAGACGAACGCTTTTGACGAATTGTTTGCGCAATTTGAGGAATTGACGGAAATAGTCTTCCACATTACGTGCGTTACGCGTTACCTGGCTTCGAGGCACGGTACGCGCGGCAATGCGTATTGCGGATTCATGACGCGCCAGAAATTGCAGATCTGACTGCCACTCAACAACCTTGCGCTTAAAGCCATCCTCGGCAATCCGCATGGTTTGCGAGGTGCTGGCTTTAATATTCTCAATCACCACTTGCCGCATAAGCAGAAAAATACCTGCCAAAGAGACAACCAGGATCAATGTGAGTAATGCTAATCTTTTCAAGACGTTCCCAGGACACTGAATTTATAGTCGTGATACCTGGAATATATCGACAGCAAGCGACCTAAAATTCAGTGCCCATGGGAAATTTACTGATACATCCTGGCAAATTGCATAACGATGAAAAACAATAAGTTAGGATCTAGACGATAGAACTCGCGGGTTTCAAAGCCTGTCCAAGCTTAATGCCCGCCTGAATTCCAGGCTTATATAAGCCTTCTAAAGATCGCGCTGCGATGTTTGCAGGAGTCATCTTGATAATCCCGTTACGTATTGCTCTAACCATCCCGTTTTGCGCGTGTGCCAAGCGCCCAAAAGAGTAGGAACGCTCACGAAACAAGTTCACTCGCTTTGTTCGGCAGCGGGATATACCGTTAATCAATTGTCCTTTTCCACTAACACGATAGGATTCAACCAGGGCTGCAACATCTTCAAACGCCATTGCCGCGCCTTGCCCCATATTTGGTGTCATTGCGTGTGCAGCATCACCAATCAGAATGACATTTTGGCTCCCCCATTCCAAGGGTAAATCTCCGAGCGCATTAAAAAGTATTTTTTGTTCTGTTTGTACTGCATATTTCAAGAGATCTTCGGTGTGTAACGAAAAATTTGCAAATTCTTCAGGACGCAGTGGTAATTCCTGGCGAAGGGTAAAGTCAAATTGCGGATCGCTTTTCACTAAAAACATATACAGTAGATTATCAGCCAAAGGAATTAAACCGACTCTTTTTTCAACGCCCCACATTTCCAGCGCGTTTTGTTGCTTATATATGTTAGGCACGACTAAGCGCCAGCACACCTGGTCAGAATAACGGAATTGCTTAGTCGATTCCTTACCGAGGATAAAGTCACGTATTTGCGAATGTAGACCATCTGCTCCAAGAACGAGATCATAATCACATGTGAAACCATCTTTAAATGCGACTGTTACATAGTCGTTTTCTTGCGTTTCCAGCGATTGTATTTGAACGCCAAGCTTAAGCGTTACGCCAGCACAGGAATTCAACAAAACTTGGTGCAGTTTTCCTCGGTGAATCGACACGATTTCGCCCAATTTTGAACTCGCTGCGCCCAGTAGTATGCGACCTTTTTGATCGCGTAATTCCACACCGGGTAACACACAACCTGACGACCGAATAGCGTCTCCTAAACCCAGTGCATCGAGAATCGCCAACGCATTTGACTGGAGCATAATTCCCGCGCCATCGAGATTCCATTCCGTTCTTTTTTCAACAACAGTGACCTCAGCACCCATACGACTCAGCGCAATAGCGGATGTGAGCCCTGCAATACCGCCACCAACGATGAGTATGTTTGAACGCATAGAACCTCCAGTTCAAGAATTGATACAGTGAAAAAATATAATGTGTATATACGGCATAGATGTTGATTATAGACATGTCATGCACTCAGTCGTAAAGCCCCTATGCCGCAACTTAGAAATCATTCTACGTGAAAACCCACGAGGGATTAGCGAATATGAATTGATCTCCAAGTTGAAAGCGCAAGGTTTATTTTCCCATGAACCTGAAGTTGGTGGGCATCTCCAATTATTTCGCGTTCACTTTCTACTTTTTCATTGTCTTTACTTGCTAGACCAGGAGCTTACTTGTCAAAAAAAGGGCCGACTGGAAATCAGCGTTCTGAAAATTCGACTAGATGACACGATGGCACAGTCTACCGATTTGGGATTTCACGATCCGTTGCGGGATTACTATCTCGACATTTCCAATCTACACGATACGAGTGCAGAGGAGGTCGAGTCTCTATTAGGTAAATTCTGGGATACATTCTCGCGCCTGGAAGGCAGACAAGCGGCGCTCGAAGTCCTCGGCCTGGTTGACCCTGTAGACAACGTGGAGATTACTGAATGTTATCGCCGTCTAGCAGCCACCCATCATCCAGATCGTGGTGGCAACAAAAGTCGACTACAAGAAATCAATTTTGCCTATCGACAACTCATTCAAAAAAGCACGTCCTCGTAACCACCTTCAGGCCAAGAATCTTTCAGGGTTCCACAGCGCCAGTCGCAAGTTGCTGAAATTAACCGGCAAAACATTCCCCAATCCTTCCAATATTTAGCCAGCAAGAAACAACTACTTAAATAGAAATCTTAACTTCTGTTTTCACAACAGAACCGGCAATTAAACCTCGCCGCTGAGAATAGAAATCTTGCTGGTTGACCATGCAATAAGTCTAGATAAAGGAGGGCCATTTAAGGTTACAAGCGCAATTATTCGGACAATTGGCTAGAAGCAGTCTGATTTTGACATCTGGACATAAAATTCACCTCTATTTCAAGAAGGCGAACATAAAATTCTAGTGTTTTAGTGCGGTTTGGTTGACAGAGCTGGTCATATAGACAAGACTCAATATAAGACAAAATAAAAATCACAATAAATCAATAACAAGAGACGTGGGGAATATAATGGGAAATTCACAAACTACGGCTGCAATCGGCGGCTACATCTGACGAGCCCGATAAAATTTATAACAGGGCCGGAAACGAAATAACACTTTCAAAATACTTTTCGATTCCCAAAGCCCCAGATCAACAATCAGGCAAAAGTCGTCAGGTGTGTCTATGGTGGGAGCGCAATTCAAGGATATAACAATCCTTCGAAGCAAGGTGTTTTTAGCGCAACTTGTTCTCGTTGGCGCTGTGCTATTGGCCTCATCATTTGCCCACGCCAATACCACCTCTTACGTAAATACAAATAATTTGCCTCTCAGTCACGGCGTATTCAACTATGCTTGCGAAAGCTGTCACCAGGCAGATGACTCCCCCATACTAAACATCCAGCATGAGCAATTTCAAAAAACATGTCACGAGTGTCACAATACTTTCGTTGCAACAGGTCCGTCACCGCAACACATACCTGTTACAAGTAGCTGTGAGAACTGCCATCAAACAGATCGCTGGGAGATTAGCTATTTCGCACACAATGTAGACGAGGTTGGATGCAATAACTGTCACAATGGCCGGATTGCAATGGCGCCTGGGATAGAACACACCGGTCACGGACAATGCGACGAATGTCATAGCACCGATGACTGGTCTGTTACCCTTGCCCAACTAGCGCCTAAGGGACGCACGACATCGATCGGCATGCTCGCCGTCGGCCAAGGTCCAAATCATATACCTTCTAGTACGAACTGCCCGGCTTGTCATACGACAACAGCATGGGTACCTGTTTTTACAGTAGATCATGCAGAAGTTATTGGCACATGTCAGTCCTGCCACAATGGCTCCACCGCACCGGGGAAAACCACCAATCACGCAGCCACCACCGACGATTGCGGCGCATGTCATACAACTCAGGGGTGGCGCATTGGTGTAGTAATGGATCATACACAGGCATTAGGCGAATGCGCTGCTTGTCACAATGGGCGAAGCGCCTCCGGCAAGTCGACATTACACATTCCTGTTTCCGATAATTGTGGTGCATGCCACAGCATAACGGCCTGGTCACCGGTCTTGATAGTTGATCATGCCGAAGTCATTGGTGATTGTGTTTCATGCCACAATGACCGTCGTGCAATGGGCAAACCTGCCGGACACATACAAAGCACAAGGGTCTGCAGCGCATGTCACACAACCGGATCTTGGCTAGAGATACTGGCGGTAGATCATAATGAAGTCATAGGAACATGTAACAGCTGCCATAATAGACCCGCCGGCCATATAGCAACAACGAATGAATGTGGCGCGTGTCATAGCACCACTGGCTGGCTGAACGTCGTCGCCGTTGCTCACACCGAAGTCCTTGGAGGATGTTTCGACTGCCATAACGGCAATATTGCTGCTGCAAAATCCACGAGCCACGTTAACACCAGCAACTTCTGTGGAAACTGCCATTCCACTGCAGCCTGGGTACCGGTACTTGCCGTCGATCATAACCAAACCACTGGCGCATGTATCAGCTGTCATGATGGTTTCAGTGCAACCGGAAAGAGACGTATACATATTGCCAGTAGTGATCGTTGCGAAAGCTGTCATAGTACTAGCAGTTGGACGCCAGCGACGGTAGTAGATCACCAGGAAGTGATGGGGAGCTGCAGAAGTTGCCACAATAACAGTGTTGCTCCAGGCAAATCAGCACGCCACATCGCAACTTCAGATGTTTGTGATGCCTGCCACACGACTACTAGCTGGTTCCCAGTTGTACTCGTCGATCATAACGAAGTTGTTGGATTCTGTAGCGACTGTCACCGTCGCCCTGCAGGTCACATACGCACAACCGATTTCTGTGAATCTTGTCATGACAGCAATGGCTGGGTTCCTGTATTTACCGTAGATC encodes the following:
- a CDS encoding YdcF family protein, giving the protein MGFYISKFISEWILPPGGLILLLVAGIWLNRRKNAWGTRLIYFATFALFILTLPIASMSLMSIIEPYPAIAPDRLTGQSAQAIVILGGGRSYDAAEYQGDTVSEVTLERLRYGVFIQHKTGLPILVTGGSPLEDRQPEGWLMSETLKQSFQISPQWVEDESVNTAENAIFSNKILKKQGIRRILLVTNAWHMPRAVTIFEAQGLEVVAAPTAFEGFSKKPLTFFDFIPNAKAFLKSYYAIHELLGSFWYAIRY
- a CDS encoding phosphatase PAP2 family protein — protein: MRYATKQFYVRYLLILFAIHLLVNTAHAEYTAIELGGDIGQVALPVTALLLTLHDNEYDDTKQFLAAYTTTIAITHIGKFAINETRPNGGDHSFPSGHTASAFAGAAYIHSQYGWRAGIPAYLAASFVGWSRVYAKKHWPHDVVAGATLAVGVNYFYRYLFRHELAVGPSYNGKYSGVQFRAAF
- a CDS encoding response regulator, with protein sequence MKALIVDDDSFIRQVLRMILSELSIEVVHESFSVKDADISIKSHQADVVFLDIMLPDGSGLDLIEPARKALPNAKILMISGNATQEKVKEAVDKGASGFIVKPFNANVVVKNIANALKIDLPPEYS
- a CDS encoding LysM peptidoglycan-binding domain-containing protein, coding for MSDRMLICAILVVGVILMACTKATTPTQPEQAIAAAEPPEQAPIKKLEEIVEPAIEVVETKIEIESEPKTSRYLVKKGDSLWKIAAKLDVYGDALKWPLIFQSNVARVKDPDLIKPGMVLTIQHNHSGNMAELAIKHAKKRGVWKLGKTEKSDLAFLQNMQ
- a CDS encoding response regulator, translated to MKRLALLTLILVVSLAGIFLLMRQVVIENIKASTSQTMRIAEDGFKRKVVEWQSDLQFLARHESAIRIAARTVPRSQVTRNARNVEDYFRQFLKLRKQFVKSVRLVDRYGRERIVVDENGPSRHFMNVEKDAFFQRGMAQRPFESVGTLVFDGEKTNFEFTIPLMADGFSVGVISLGLDISAIADYFTSFGESFKFNHVYVIDEQANIIFQKAFEVREESRPEKTAKKVYLSFVNEATDVPVLESDGAIWAYLNSDAFKFSFLLEMENDLLMQRVLDKFIPAGSLFLVAAIFLIVFRNKRKRYVRKGSLVVPDVNMRKGGSGKNTGNDASVRLKDLANISHEIRTPLNNVLGMLSLLRISRLDNKQKEYLDLATRYSEWILELLNEITDFSALKKGKLKLDKIEFNIRQTIKDVTEILSVEAYKKGLDIVSLVNAEVPERVIGDPTRLRQILVNLIGNGVKFTEHGDISVNVTLEKLKDGKATVRIEVTDTGVGIDAEIAHTVFTEFEKTEIIPEGENTGVGLGLSITKQLVEMMGGKIGFRENSLGGSTFWLTLPLKVANSIEHVLAKGKLNGLTAFMLGENASNRKSIASALSNWGVSCDTSGNFESALSILSRSKQSNRPYDILILDISISSATDKAFELVRHMREDVNIQNIQVLLLTSHGIPGDSMVAKDLGIRAYLTKPINRSDLKKALLELRRELPDSYSNELVTRHSLREQDENTPVALVVENNRTYQKLIVGMLARLGVVADLAENEKEAFEAIKSRSYGLLLVDYQLPDVPVLEFVQRVKGYEARLSSSKKENQDERALGTPVVLLSTQLSERDTEACMRAGTDDILSKPINIDRLANLLCKWDLIEADVFGQTEMVG
- a CDS encoding FAD-dependent oxidoreductase: MRSNILIVGGGIAGLTSAIALSRMGAEVTVVEKRTEWNLDGAGIMLQSNALAILDALGLGDAIRSSGCVLPGVELRDQKGRILLGAASSKLGEIVSIHRGKLHQVLLNSCAGVTLKLGVQIQSLETQENDYVTVAFKDGFTCDYDLVLGADGLHSQIRDFILGKESTKQFRYSDQVCWRLVVPNIYKQQNALEMWGVEKRVGLIPLADNLLYMFLVKSDPQFDFTLRQELPLRPEEFANFSLHTEDLLKYAVQTEQKILFNALGDLPLEWGSQNVILIGDAAHAMTPNMGQGAAMAFEDVAALVESYRVSGKGQLINGISRCRTKRVNLFRERSYSFGRLAHAQNGMVRAIRNGIIKMTPANIAARSLEGLYKPGIQAGIKLGQALKPASSIV
- a CDS encoding DnaJ domain-containing protein, producing MHSVVKPLCRNLEIILRENPRGISEYELISKLKAQGLFSHEPEVGGHLQLFRVHFLLFHCLYLLDQELTCQKKGRLEISVLKIRLDDTMAQSTDLGFHDPLRDYYLDISNLHDTSAEEVESLLGKFWDTFSRLEGRQAALEVLGLVDPVDNVEITECYRRLAATHHPDRGGNKSRLQEINFAYRQLIQKSTSS